TAAATTCTTCATAAACAATGCGAATTCAAGTTTATCGGACGCATCCCCTGAGAAAAACTTCGAATAAGCCTTAGAATCTTTTTTTCTTTTTTTATAAAGAAGCTCTTCATATTTTTGTAGGTGAGAAAACATATCATCAGTTTCCCTTGCTTTAACAACAATTGGGCTTTCTAATAATTTTTGTTTTACATTACGTGAACCGTGGCTCTCAGACCCAAGCTCACTAAGAAATTTATTTCCAGAACTCTTGGGAACTTTCAGATCTGGCAATCCAACGCCAAATCCCATACCGATATTGATTTCACGCACATATTGGATCCGGTCTTCAATGATCATTTTGAAGCTATCGTTAGAATGTCCTTCAAAAATTTGGTAGTATCCCTGGCAATAATCACGATTGCCCAATGGAAACTCTATGACAAATTCATTGTCTTCCGATCTTCGGCAGGTTTTCATACCATGTGAATGCATCAAAGCAAAGTTACTGACTTGAAAGGAAACAGCAATAAAGGCTTTTTCAGAAACTTCTGGCTTCAGAATGAAGCGAATCACATTTTCTTTTGTAATTTCGATTGAGTAGAATTTGTTTTCTTTTTGTTGCCCGATGTATTTAATCCATTCCAAGTTTCCAAGTCTTTTCCATTCTTCACCCTTCGGGTAAAGCTCACTCATTTGACCTATAAAAAGATCGAAGCCGATCTCATCCTTAAAGAAGGAGTTTAATTCTTGGAATACATGGTCTTCTACTTGAAAAAATGGATCTTTGTTCAGTTCCAGAAGGATATCTGCTCTCGCAGAACCTTGGATCACTAAGTTTTGCCAACTGCGATGTTCTCTGATTAAATTGATTCCATTTTCTTTTTCTAAAAACACATCCGAAAATAATTGGTGCGTTTCAGGGAATTTCCAAGATAAAAGAGAGTTTTCGCTTACTTTAGATACATTTAAAAATGAAAAATTACCTAAGGATTTATTTCGAATATTAAGAAAGAAATCTTCCGCATTCTCTTCATTGATTGCAAAGTCCAATCGGTAAACTGTTCCAAGTCCTTTGAAGGAAGTCTCCAGTTCTATTGAAGTTACGCGATTCAGATATTCTGGTAATACATCCCACGGGAAGATGCATCCATGAAGCAATCGTGGTGGCTCAGTCTCTCCTCTTAAAAGATACAATCTGGCTCTGTAGGTTTTTATTAAATTTGATTCGGTGGTCATTGTTTTTCTCCTAATTAATTAGTAACGAACCAGAATTTGATTTTTGCTTTTTTTACTCCCCTACCCTCACCTTCCCCGTCACCACCTCTGAAATCAAAGCCGTGCGATATTCTTGGAGAAGTTCGATTTCCTTTTCAATTTTGGAAATGGTGGAAAAAATTTTGTCAGTATGAACTTTAACAAAGTTAACGATGCTTTCCATTTCAGAATTAGAACTTGGCACAGGGAGATCTATATCCTTCATCTGACTTTGATTTAGGATAGGCAACGTTGCGGAATTTGATAATCCAGCAATATGCTCTCTCATTGAATATAGAAAGTATGAATAAAATTTTGAGTCAATTATGGATTCAAACAATAAAGCATTAATTTGCTGATTAGAAGAAGCGGGTTCAGTTATATATCCAACCTTTCCAATTGTCGCACCAATTCCGACAAACAAAATTGAATTTGCAGGAAATAGTTTTACAACTTGATCCGATATTGCTGAATTAGAAATTTTCCTCTTAGAAGAATTTAATTCCAAGGATTCCGAAAAATCGGAAGGAGTATACCAATCAATTTCTTCCACATAGTAATCTAATTGATTCGATGGTGGCGTGCTTCCAGTTTGCACTTTCTCTGCCACCCATTTCAACTTCTTCACTTCCCAATGCTCTGGTATCTCCCCTAACCATTCCACACCTGAATCCTTCATCTTAACATTCGGATCAATTCCCTTCGTCACCGCCTGGTTGATCACAGCCGCTTTTTCTTCTTTCAATAACTCAATCAGTCGTTTCTTTTTTTCCACCAAACTGTCGATTTGTGAAGTTTTGCGGTCGAGGAAACTAGCAATGGATGTTTGTTCGGTGAGGGGAGGGAGTGGGAAAGGGAATTCTTCAATAAAACTAGTTGGTAGCCTTTTCTGTCCAGCTGAACCAGACATAAAACCTTCACCAACTTTCATAAATACGTTCGATTTAGTTTGATAATAAGCAAAAACCGGATTGATAGACTCTGAAGGTTTAACCGTATGAAACTCCGTTGAACCAAATCCAAAGCTCGTATTTAAATTTTTTAAATAAGCTCCTTTTCCGTTTTCAAAACAAGGTGTAATCTTAGCGATGATGATGTCACCTCTTTCAAAATAGGTAAAACCTGAACTAACTTCGTCAGTTTTTTTTAAGATGCTTTGATCAAATTTACCATCTTCCGAAACCTTTTCCATAGGTAGGAAAACAACCTCTGAATCTAAGAATTCCTTCAACAACTCAGTCGGTTTTGGTTTATTCACATTAGCTAAATATTTTAATCTCTTCACTTCCCAATGCGTCGGAATTTCTCCTAACCATTCCACACTGGAATCTTTGTAGGCCTCATACCGTTTCATGATTCGATGATTTCTCCAATCATACCTTGGGTTTCTTCTTCTAAGGCGAGGATATCTCGCCGAATTTCCGCTAGGCTGCGGAGTGGTTTGTATTTGTAAAAGTATTTGGTGAAATTGATTTCATAACCCACTTTTGTTTTTTCATGGTCAATCCAAGCATCTGGCACATGAGGAAGCACCTCCCTCTGGAAATAGGTTTCTATATTTTCCTTCAAAGGAATGTTTTCAAAGTCCCTAAGGTCAGAATCTGCCAACGGTTTTCCTTTTTTATCAAACATAGGATTTCCTGTTTCATCTAACTTAGGTCGTTCGACTGTAATGCGGTGGTAACCAAAATCATCATTGTCAAAAATCTTACAGGATTCGTTCTCACGAAAATCTCCATAGAGTTTGGTGATCTTGGATATCGCCTCTTCATGAATTTCTTTTCGTTTGTTTCCGAGAGAACGAAGCATCTTAGCATAAAACGGATTGTCCTTGTCTTCTAAGTCGCCACCAGTGGCATTGATCAGTTGCACTTTGCCTTTTCGATTTTTTGGTTTGTGGTCGGTCACAATCCAAATGTAAGTGGAAATTCCCGTATTGTAAAACAATTGGTCGGGAAGTGCCACAATGGCTTCCAACATATCATTTTCAATGATCCACTTACGGATGTCACTTGGCCCGCTACCGGCAGCCCCGCTAAACAAAGGAGATCCATTAAAAACAAGGGCCAATCGACTTCCCCCATCTTTTCGTTTCATCTTAGAAACCATATGTTGTAAAAAGAGTAGCGAACCATCGCTAATGGCAGGAAGTCCCGCACCGAACCGTCCATCCCATCCTTTTTTAGCGGCTTCTTCTTTGATGAGTTTTTCCGATTTTTTCCAATCCACACCAAATGGCGGATTACTCAGCATATAATCAAATTTTTCTTCCGTAAGACCATCTTGGGTAAACGTATTTCCAAATTTAATATTACTTGGGTTTTGTCCCTTAATCAACATAT
The nucleotide sequence above comes from Leptospira harrisiae. Encoded proteins:
- a CDS encoding restriction endonuclease subunit S → MKRYEAYKDSSVEWLGEIPTHWEVKRLKYLANVNKPKPTELLKEFLDSEVVFLPMEKVSEDGKFDQSILKKTDEVSSGFTYFERGDIIIAKITPCFENGKGAYLKNLNTSFGFGSTEFHTVKPSESINPVFAYYQTKSNVFMKVGEGFMSGSAGQKRLPTSFIEEFPFPLPPLTEQTSIASFLDRKTSQIDSLVEKKKRLIELLKEEKAAVINQAVTKGIDPNVKMKDSGVEWLGEIPEHWEVKKLKWVAEKVQTGSTPPSNQLDYYVEEIDWYTPSDFSESLELNSSKRKISNSAISDQVVKLFPANSILFVGIGATIGKVGYITEPASSNQQINALLFESIIDSKFYSYFLYSMREHIAGLSNSATLPILNQSQMKDIDLPVPSSNSEMESIVNFVKVHTDKIFSTISKIEKEIELLQEYRTALISEVVTGKVRVGE
- a CDS encoding type I restriction-modification system subunit M — encoded protein: MSEETQDRNIVLKMTQFKEKANFLWSIADLLRGHYKQADYGKVILPLTVLRRLDIVLEPTKKKVLDAYAEHKTKKPEVLEPILNNVAKAKFHNRSKYDFTELAKDADHLAANFRNYIKGYSLSAIEIIDYFSLEDQIKKLEEYDLLYLVVKKFAEAGELFRGVSSLEMGYIFEELIRKFAELSNETAGEHFTPREVIRLMVNLLFINDKEILTNKGIVRTLYDPACGTGGMLSVAEEFLHDLNPDAKLEVFGQEMNPESFAICKSDMLIKGQNPSNIKFGNTFTQDGLTEEKFDYMLSNPPFGVDWKKSEKLIKEEAAKKGWDGRFGAGLPAISDGSLLFLQHMVSKMKRKDGGSRLALVFNGSPLFSGAAGSGPSDIRKWIIENDMLEAIVALPDQLFYNTGISTYIWIVTDHKPKNRKGKVQLINATGGDLEDKDNPFYAKMLRSLGNKRKEIHEEAISKITKLYGDFRENESCKIFDNDDFGYHRITVERPKLDETGNPMFDKKGKPLADSDLRDFENIPLKENIETYFQREVLPHVPDAWIDHEKTKVGYEINFTKYFYKYKPLRSLAEIRRDILALEEETQGMIGEIIES